One stretch of Manis pentadactyla isolate mManPen7 chromosome 10, mManPen7.hap1, whole genome shotgun sequence DNA includes these proteins:
- the LOC130685089 gene encoding olfactory receptor 6C2-like: protein MRNHTSQTSFILLGLTDDPQLQILIFIFLLITYMLSVTGNLSIIILTLVYSHLKTAMYFFLQNFSLLEISFTSACIPRFLYSISTGDRTVKYNACVSKLFFTYVFGITEFFLLATISFDRYVAICKPLHYMTIMNYRVCKRLVFCCWVTTLLIILPPLSLGLDLEFCASNAIDHFLCDANPILKISCSDTWFIEQMVIICSVMIFIVTLVCVVLSYMYIIRTILRFPSAQQRTRAFSTCSSHIIVVSITYGSCIFVYIKPSAKDEMAINKGVTILTTSISPMLNPFIYSLRNKQVKQAFNDLVKRFILLSKN from the coding sequence atgagaaaccacacatctcAAACCAGTTTCATCCTtctgggattgacagatgaccctcagctacagattctgatttttatatttctactgatcacctacatgttgagtgtaactggaaacctgagcatcatcatcctcacattagtgtattctcaccttaaaactgcaatgtacttttttctccaaaatttttctttgttagaaatctcattcacttctgcatgcattcctagattcttgtacagTATATCAACAGGTGACAGGACTGTTAAATATAATGCTTGTGTATCAAAACtattttttacatatgtttttggaataacggaattttttctcctggctaCCATTTCCTTTGATCGAtatgtagccatctgcaaacccctgcattacatgactattatgaactacagGGTCTGCAAACGGCTTGTGTTCTGCTGTTGGGTGACTACTCTACTGATCATATTGCCACCACTTAGCTTGGGACTGGACctggaattctgtgcctctaatgccattgaccactttCTCTGTGATGCTAACCCAATATtgaagatctcatgctcagatacatggttcaTAGAGCAGATGGTTATTATCTGCTCTGTGATGATTTTTATTGTGACTctggtgtgtgtggttctgtcctacatgtacatcatcagaacaattctaagattcccctctgcccagcagaggacaagagccttttctacctgttcttcccacattatcgtggtttccatcacctatggcagctgcatctttgtttatattaagccttcagcaaaagatgaaatggccattaataagggagtaactatactcactacttccatttcccccatgttaaacccattcatttactctctgaggaacaaacaagtgaaacaagcctttaatgacttagtcaaaagatttaTATTGCTGTCAAAGAATTAG